One window from the genome of Jiangella alba encodes:
- a CDS encoding phosphoribosyltransferase family protein, which yields MTTARPPDFLTALAVGDLSVFQPDDVRRDELLADLVAAAWGTHGEFIDADQFLTKPTVLRRLASILAARVPAGVDRLVGRDPHSLVLGAALALETGLPLVVARVVESGDGPRLGLHGELHAGERVLVVEGVTGTGASAAEAVRAVRERGAVVAGVLAAVDRGHGAAELLEGVAVTLDRLFSDDELRRTATRGRAAS from the coding sequence ATGACCACCGCCCGTCCACCCGACTTCCTGACCGCGCTGGCCGTCGGCGACCTCAGCGTCTTCCAGCCCGACGACGTGCGCCGCGACGAGCTGCTGGCCGATCTCGTCGCCGCCGCGTGGGGCACGCACGGTGAGTTCATCGACGCCGACCAGTTCCTCACCAAGCCGACGGTGCTGCGGCGGCTGGCCTCGATCCTCGCCGCGCGGGTCCCGGCCGGCGTCGACCGCCTCGTCGGCCGCGACCCGCACTCGCTGGTGCTGGGCGCGGCGCTGGCCCTGGAGACCGGGCTCCCGCTGGTCGTCGCCCGCGTGGTGGAGTCCGGCGACGGGCCGCGGCTGGGCCTGCACGGCGAGCTGCACGCGGGCGAGCGCGTGCTCGTCGTCGAGGGCGTGACGGGCACCGGGGCGTCGGCCGCCGAGGCGGTGCGCGCGGTGCGCGAGCGCGGCGCCGTCGTGGCCGGCGTGCTGGCGGCCGTCGACCGCGGCCACGGCGCCGCCGAGCTGCTGGAGGGCGTCGCGGTGACGCTGGACCGGCTGTTCTCCGACGACGAGCTGCGGCGCACGGCGACCCGCGGCCGGGCGGCGTCATGA
- a CDS encoding amidohydrolase family protein encodes MPDQLTAITARWTLLPLPSGGVEAAENATVLVRGHRIEDVVRGPAVQADRRVELPRGIVLPGFVNLHNHALNGPVFRGIVDDATVAADTIVYDLLLPLGDLAGEVLTDDELRAVYRLAVLELLRTGTTSVLDMPRAQHHGFLDAAGELGLRAFVAPYVFSAPDEDASLAAALAVADRYDGGRIRVGFGPHATDTCSPRLLRRIAALAAERDTFVSIHVAQSRNEVEQVRARHGRTPVEYLHDTGLLGPRTVVAHGVYVEDGDLALLRDSGATVAHCPLTFARSGVTVTFDRFHRAGVRTGIGTDAYSFDHFGELRAAGLIAKLSSGDGAVADAPTLLAAATSTGGAALGGRVGAIEPGRLADLVGVDLSAPHLQPVRDPLRNLVWNATPADVAFVMVDGRTVVDGGRVAGCDERRVVDEAAAAVDRLWHAAEAAGVLPPIERTPA; translated from the coding sequence ATGCCGGACCAGCTCACCGCGATCACCGCGCGCTGGACCCTGCTGCCGCTGCCGTCCGGGGGAGTGGAGGCGGCCGAGAACGCCACCGTGCTGGTCCGGGGGCACCGCATCGAGGACGTCGTGCGCGGCCCGGCGGTGCAGGCGGACCGGCGGGTCGAGCTGCCGCGCGGAATCGTCCTGCCCGGCTTCGTGAACCTGCACAACCACGCGCTCAACGGCCCGGTGTTCCGCGGCATCGTCGACGATGCCACGGTCGCGGCCGACACCATCGTCTACGACCTGCTGCTGCCGCTCGGCGATCTCGCGGGCGAGGTCCTGACCGACGACGAGTTGCGCGCGGTGTACCGGCTGGCGGTGCTCGAGCTGCTCCGGACCGGGACCACGAGCGTCCTGGACATGCCGCGGGCGCAGCACCACGGGTTCCTCGACGCGGCCGGCGAGCTGGGGCTGCGCGCGTTCGTCGCACCGTACGTCTTCTCCGCGCCCGACGAGGACGCCTCGCTGGCCGCCGCGCTCGCCGTCGCGGACCGCTATGACGGCGGGAGGATCCGGGTCGGGTTCGGGCCGCACGCCACGGACACCTGCTCGCCCCGGCTGCTGCGCCGCATCGCCGCGCTGGCCGCCGAGCGCGACACGTTCGTCAGCATCCACGTCGCGCAGAGCCGCAACGAGGTCGAGCAGGTGCGAGCCCGGCACGGGCGCACCCCGGTCGAGTACCTGCACGACACCGGGCTGCTCGGCCCGCGCACGGTGGTGGCGCACGGGGTCTACGTCGAGGACGGCGACCTCGCCCTGCTCCGCGACTCGGGCGCCACGGTGGCGCACTGCCCGCTGACGTTCGCGCGCAGCGGGGTGACGGTGACGTTCGACCGCTTCCACCGCGCCGGGGTGCGCACCGGCATCGGCACCGACGCGTACAGCTTCGACCACTTCGGCGAGCTGCGCGCCGCCGGCCTGATCGCGAAGCTCAGCAGCGGTGACGGCGCCGTGGCCGACGCGCCGACGCTGCTGGCGGCCGCCACGAGCACCGGCGGCGCCGCGCTGGGTGGCCGCGTCGGTGCGATCGAGCCCGGCCGGCTCGCCGACCTCGTCGGCGTCGACCTGTCCGCGCCGCACCTGCAACCGGTCCGCGATCCGCTGCGCAACCTGGTCTGGAACGCGACCCCGGCCGACGTCGCCTTCGTCATGGTCGACGGCCGGACGGTCGTCGACGGCGGCCGGGTGGCCGGCTGCGACGAGCGCCGGGTCGTCGACGAGGCCGCCGCCGCGGTGGACCGGCTCTGGCACGCGGCCGAGGCCGCCGGCGTCCTGCCGCCGATCGAGAGGACCCCCGCATGA
- a CDS encoding amidohydrolase family protein, with protein sequence MSDLHAIRNGHLHAPGDIGVRDLLLAGGRVVAIGERLDLGGLDVVELDAAGRRVVPGLVDGHLHVIGGGGNEGYASRIPELWAGELALAGITTVVAPPGLDMVAKSLEGLLAKTYALDSEGISAYAMAGGFQRPFRTVTGSLLGDLFTIERFIGVKVALGEVKATPFRDEELVELAAQLHYLAGATGKACLLHAHLGQSPDPARQFLHAMRASGVPAHRFQATHGNYTEHTMQAVLDVAAAGGYVDFNPILTPAFGHPRAVPAAEAVVRTLAAGVDPGLVTMTTDGNASVPILRADGTRDVYEKSLGWLWDTVTELVREHGVPLELALSFVTSNPARALGLDRKGHLGVGADADLLVLDDDLIVDVFARGRRLVADGKALVRSMYEPA encoded by the coding sequence GTGAGCGACCTCCACGCCATCAGGAACGGCCACCTCCACGCGCCCGGCGACATCGGCGTCCGCGACCTCCTGCTCGCCGGCGGCCGGGTCGTCGCGATCGGCGAACGCCTCGACCTGGGCGGGCTGGACGTCGTCGAGCTCGACGCCGCCGGCCGCCGCGTCGTGCCCGGTCTCGTCGACGGCCACCTGCACGTCATCGGCGGTGGCGGCAACGAGGGCTACGCGTCGCGGATCCCCGAGCTGTGGGCCGGTGAGCTGGCGCTCGCGGGCATCACGACCGTCGTCGCGCCGCCCGGGCTGGACATGGTGGCCAAGAGCCTCGAAGGGCTGCTGGCGAAGACGTACGCGCTGGACAGCGAGGGCATCTCCGCCTACGCGATGGCCGGCGGCTTCCAGCGGCCGTTCCGCACCGTCACCGGCTCGCTGCTCGGCGACCTCTTCACCATCGAGCGGTTCATCGGGGTGAAGGTCGCGCTCGGCGAGGTGAAGGCCACCCCGTTCCGCGACGAGGAGCTGGTCGAGCTGGCCGCCCAGTTGCACTACCTCGCCGGCGCCACCGGCAAGGCCTGCCTACTGCACGCGCACCTCGGCCAGTCGCCCGACCCGGCCCGGCAGTTCCTGCACGCGATGCGCGCGTCCGGCGTGCCGGCGCACCGGTTCCAGGCGACGCACGGCAACTACACCGAGCACACCATGCAGGCCGTCCTCGACGTCGCGGCGGCCGGCGGCTACGTCGACTTCAACCCGATCCTGACGCCGGCCTTCGGCCACCCCCGCGCCGTGCCCGCCGCCGAGGCCGTCGTGCGGACCCTCGCGGCCGGCGTCGACCCGGGCCTGGTGACCATGACCACCGACGGCAACGCCAGCGTCCCGATCCTGCGCGCCGACGGCACCCGCGACGTGTACGAGAAGAGCCTCGGCTGGCTCTGGGACACGGTGACCGAGCTGGTGCGCGAGCACGGGGTGCCGCTGGAGCTGGCGCTGTCGTTCGTCACCAGCAACCCGGCCCGCGCCCTCGGCCTGGACCGCAAGGGCCACCTCGGCGTCGGCGCCGACGCCGACCTCCTCGTCCTCGACGACGACCTCATCGTCGACGTGTTCGCCCGCGGCCGCCGCCTGGTGGCCGACGGCAAGGCGCTGGTCCGCTCGATGTACGAGCCCGCCTGA
- a CDS encoding LLM class flavin-dependent oxidoreductase has translation MRIGLHYSFQAGPGESGHRVVERGLRDIAAADARGFSSVLFAEHHFLDDGWLPRPMLLAAAAAAVTSRMRIGTDIVILALHHPVAVAEEAAVLDLMSGGRAILGVGLGWVEAEFDGFGVPYRRRARIYQESIGQVRRLLAGEVVDGAGHYAFRGARVRPLPVNPAGVPLWLGALEDPGVRRAAASGDAWVMPPGHSLDRLRRQLALFRTARESAGLAPVTEQPLRREAFVAETDERAWELFAPGLRHEYGKVYRPLHPTYPDDDSLDHLRRWADGRFLVGSPETVAADLRRYEADLGVTECLVRFQLPGVSAQAVGDALDGLAETIALLDA, from the coding sequence GTGAGGATCGGGCTGCACTACAGCTTCCAGGCCGGGCCGGGCGAGTCCGGCCACCGGGTGGTGGAGCGCGGGCTGCGCGACATCGCCGCCGCCGACGCGCGCGGGTTCTCGTCGGTGCTCTTCGCCGAGCACCACTTCCTCGACGACGGCTGGCTGCCGCGCCCGATGCTGCTGGCCGCCGCTGCCGCCGCGGTGACGTCGCGGATGCGGATCGGCACCGACATCGTCATCCTCGCCCTGCACCACCCCGTCGCCGTCGCCGAGGAGGCGGCCGTGCTGGACCTGATGTCGGGCGGCCGCGCCATCCTCGGCGTCGGCCTGGGCTGGGTCGAGGCCGAGTTCGACGGCTTCGGCGTGCCGTACCGGCGGCGGGCGCGGATCTACCAGGAGTCCATCGGCCAGGTCCGCCGCTTGCTGGCCGGCGAGGTCGTCGACGGCGCCGGCCACTACGCGTTCCGCGGCGCCCGGGTGCGCCCGCTGCCGGTCAACCCCGCGGGCGTCCCGCTCTGGCTGGGCGCCCTGGAGGACCCCGGCGTCCGGCGCGCCGCCGCCAGCGGCGACGCGTGGGTGATGCCGCCCGGCCACTCGCTCGACCGGCTGCGCCGGCAGCTCGCGCTGTTCCGCACGGCCCGCGAGTCGGCCGGGCTGGCGCCGGTGACCGAGCAGCCGCTGCGCCGCGAGGCGTTCGTCGCCGAGACCGACGAGCGGGCGTGGGAGCTGTTCGCGCCGGGGCTGCGGCACGAGTACGGCAAGGTCTACCGCCCGCTGCACCCCACCTACCCGGACGACGACTCCCTCGACCACCTCCGCCGCTGGGCCGACGGCCGCTTCCTGGTCGGCTCGCCCGAGACGGTGGCCGCCGACCTGCGCCGCTACGAGGCCGACCTCGGCGTCACCGAGTGCCTCGTCCGCTTCCAGCTCCCGGGCGTGAGCGCCCAGGCGGTCGGCGACGCGCTCGACGGCCTCGCCGAGACGATCGCCCTGCTGGACGCCTGA